From one Rosa rugosa chromosome 4, drRosRugo1.1, whole genome shotgun sequence genomic stretch:
- the LOC133744070 gene encoding zinc finger protein SHOOT GRAVITROPISM 5-like — MLANNSSSSVPCSEPFSCLENGNNNKRKRRPAGTPDPDAEVVSLSPKTLLESDRYVCEICNQGFQRDQNLQMHRRRHKVPWKLLKRETPVVRKRVFVCPEPSCLHHDPCHALGDLVGIKKHFRRKHSNHKQWVCEKCSKGYAVQSDYKAHLKTCGTRGHSCDCGRVFSRVESFIEHQDACNMDRLRPESQAVVLQPPACLSRTASSPSPSSETNFSSRTTPNWPSASALVVPKPVHDNTKLILSSPPAGHGISDRNRNSSKNINANSLYNLDLQLATTSNDNNPNHIEVSVSSSKRDVENHSTQLQLSIGSCDNFGDHHHPKNINIESNRNSPRESSTSTNEHHHQQMKPAGESASTSRIIKEEAREQLRLALAEKAYAEEARQQAEQQIELAEQEFANAKRIRQQAQAELDKAQALKEHAVKKINSTILQITCQACKQQFQARTRQANPHENSLAFSYMSSALTTTTTEGDQLEINASATRTDDRANSSANP; from the exons AtgttagccaacaactcatctTCCTCAGTTCCTTGTTCCGAGCCTTTTTCTTGCTTGGAAAATGGTAACAAcaataaaaggaaaagaaggccAGCAGGAACTCCAG ATCCAGATGCGGAGGTAGTGTCGCTCTCACCGAAAACGTTACTGGAATCGGATCGTTATGTATGCGAGATCTGCAACCAGGGGTTTCAGAGGGACCAGAATCTGCAGATGCACCGGAGACGTCACAAGGTGCCCTGGAAGCTTCTGAAGAGAGAGACTCCGGTGGTGAGGAAACGGGTATTCGTGTGCCCCGAACCGAGTTGCCTGCACCACGACCCGTGCCACGCGCTGGGTGATCTGGTTGGGATAAAGAAGCACTTCAGAAGGAAGCACAGCAACCACAAGCAATGGGTTTGTGAGAAATGCTCGAAAGGCTACGCAGTTCAATCTGACTACAAAGCCCATCTCAAGACCTGCGGCACCCGAGGCCATTCTTGCGACTGTGGCCGTGTTTTCTCAAG GGTTGAGAGTTTCATTGAACACCAAGATGCTTGCAACATGGATCGTCTACGGCCGGAATCGCAAGCAGTAGTACTACAACCGCCGGCATGCCTATCAAGAACGGCTTCAAGTCCAAGTCCGTCAAGCGAAACCAATTTCAGCAGCAGGACTACTCCTAACTGGCCTTCAGCTTCAGCTTTGGTGGTGCCAAAGCCGGTTCATGACAACACCAAATTGATCTTAAGTAGTCCTCCTGCTGGCCACGGTATTAGTGACCGTAATCGAAACTCATCCAAGAATATCAATGCAAACAGCTTGTACAATTTGGATCTTCAGCTTGCGACCACGTCAAATGACAACAATCCTAACCATATTGAAGTCTCGGTTTCCTCGTCTAAGAGAGACGTGGAAAACCATTCCACTCAGCTCCAGCTCTCAATTGGATCGTGTGACAATTTTGGTGATCATCATCATCCAAAGAATATTAATATCGAATCAAACCGAAACTCTCCGAGGGAAAGCAGCACTAGTACTAATGAACATCACCACCAACAGATGAAACCAGCAGGTGAATCAGCATCAACATCAAGGATAATTAAAGAAGAAGCACGAGAGCAGTTAAGGCTTGCCTTGGCGGAAAAGGCTTACGCAGAAGAGGCGAGACAGCAAGCGGAGCAGCAGATTGAGCTAGCCGAGCAGGAGTTTGCAAATGCCAAGAGAATAAGGCAACAAGCACAAGCTGAATTGGACAAGGCGCAAGCTTTGAAAGAGCATGCCGTTAAGAAAATCAACTCTACCATTCTCCAAATCACCTGTCAGGCTTGCAAGCAACAATTTCAAGCTCGAACGAGGCAAGCAAACCCTCATGAGAACTCTCTGGCGTTCAGTTACATGTCATCGGCtttaacaacaacaacaactgaAGGTGACCAGTTAGAGATCAATGCTAGTGCTACTCGAACGGATGATCGGGCAAATTCATCTGCTAACCCGTAA